A portion of the Elusimicrobiota bacterium genome contains these proteins:
- a CDS encoding transposase — PGGLFHVIARGNERRKIFLDASDYSELLERLRIGLEKSKCQCLAWVLMPNHFHLLIQSGPQGTDAPLNPQ, encoded by the coding sequence TTCCTGGTGGTCTCTTTCATGTCATTGCGCGGGGAAACGAACGGCGCAAGATATTTCTTGATGCCTCTGATTATTCTGAACTCCTCGAACGTCTGCGAATTGGTTTGGAAAAGTCGAAATGCCAATGTCTCGCCTGGGTCTTGATGCCGAATCATTTTCACCTTCTTATTCAGTCGGGTCCCCAGGGAACAGATGCCCCCCTTAATCCCCAGTAA
- a CDS encoding transposase: MAKKRITKKTWKGNPAVEAALKAVREDQRREASLAAIQALVPVGLAAVADRLRRDLEILAGHKSQRDGVGYRWGSNNGSVYLGDQKVHMKVPRVRSKEDEREIPLPSYEELQSPRVIEDVLLRRVIAGISGERYEEAALCVPETFGISRDSVSRKYIRASGRKLRLFRTRSLKKLDIVAMILDGKTFGANEIILALGITIAGRKVPLGFIEASTEKYEVCRDFLNGLIDRGLSIENEMLVVIDGGKGLRKAVQVVLGEKAFVQRCQWHKRENVVGYLPKERQGEFREKLQAAYELPTYEAAKTRLRSLERELKGINTSAAASLTEGMEETLTLHRLGLFEKLGTSFKTTNMIENVNGLLERSTGRVTRWRNSDQRQRWVGTALLDIEPRLKKVRGYRHLPALRTAMREAVMRKVQPTELRKVA, from the coding sequence ATGGCAAAAAAGAGGATAACGAAAAAGACGTGGAAGGGCAACCCGGCTGTTGAGGCGGCGCTGAAAGCGGTTCGAGAAGATCAAAGGCGTGAGGCGAGCCTGGCGGCGATTCAGGCCTTGGTTCCAGTAGGGTTGGCGGCTGTGGCGGACCGGCTACGGCGGGATCTGGAGATACTGGCGGGGCACAAATCCCAAAGAGATGGGGTGGGGTATCGCTGGGGGAGCAACAACGGCTCCGTGTATCTCGGGGACCAAAAGGTTCACATGAAGGTGCCGCGGGTGCGGAGCAAAGAGGACGAGCGGGAGATTCCCCTGCCGTCCTATGAGGAACTCCAGAGCCCACGTGTGATCGAGGACGTGCTATTGAGGCGGGTCATCGCCGGGATCAGCGGGGAGCGGTATGAGGAAGCGGCGCTGTGTGTGCCGGAGACGTTCGGTATTTCGCGGGACAGCGTGTCGCGGAAATATATCCGAGCGTCGGGACGGAAGTTGCGGTTGTTCCGGACGCGGTCGTTGAAAAAACTGGATATTGTGGCGATGATCCTGGACGGGAAGACATTCGGGGCCAACGAAATCATTCTGGCGCTGGGGATCACGATCGCGGGAAGGAAAGTCCCACTGGGATTCATTGAGGCGTCCACAGAGAAATACGAGGTCTGCCGGGACTTTCTGAATGGGCTGATCGACCGGGGGTTGTCGATCGAGAACGAGATGTTGGTGGTGATCGACGGCGGGAAAGGATTGCGGAAGGCGGTTCAGGTGGTTCTGGGGGAGAAGGCATTTGTCCAACGGTGCCAGTGGCACAAACGGGAAAACGTGGTGGGCTATTTGCCCAAAGAGCGCCAGGGTGAGTTCCGGGAAAAGCTACAGGCGGCCTACGAACTGCCGACATACGAGGCGGCGAAGACCCGCCTGAGATCCTTGGAACGGGAGCTGAAAGGGATCAACACCTCAGCGGCGGCGAGCTTAACCGAAGGAATGGAGGAGACCTTAACCCTGCACCGGCTGGGGCTGTTCGAGAAGCTGGGGACCAGTTTCAAGACGACGAACATGATCGAGAACGTGAATGGGCTTCTGGAACGATCCACAGGGCGCGTGACCCGGTGGCGGAACAGCGACCAACGGCAACGATGGGTGGGCACGGCCCTCCTGGACATCGAGCCTCGATTGAAAAAGGTCAGGGGATACAGGCATCTCCCGGCATTACGAACGGCCATGAGGGAGGCTGTGATGCGAAAGGTTCAGCCAACAGAATTACGAAAGGTAGCGTGA